From the genome of Populus trichocarpa isolate Nisqually-1 chromosome 15, P.trichocarpa_v4.1, whole genome shotgun sequence, one region includes:
- the LOC7474032 gene encoding LOW QUALITY PROTEIN: CEN-like protein 1 (The sequence of the model RefSeq protein was modified relative to this genomic sequence to represent the inferred CDS: deleted 1 base in 1 codon), producing the protein MSRAMEPLTVGRVVGDVVDIFTPSVRMTVTYNSNKQVANGYEFMPSVIAYKPRVEIGGEDMRTAYTLIMTDPDAPSPSDPYLREHLHWMVTDIPGTTDVSFGREIVSYETPKPVVGIHRYVFILFKQRGRQTVRAPASRDCFNTRMFAGENGLGLPVAAVYFNAQRETAARRR; encoded by the exons ATGTCAAGGGCCATGGAACCACTGACTGTCGGGAGAGTTGTGGGAGATGTGGTGGATATATTCACTCCTAGTGTGAGAATGACTGTTACTTATAACTCCAACAAACAAGTTGCTAATGGCTATGAATTCATGCCTTCTGTCATTGCTTATAAACCTAGAGTTGAGATTGGTGGTGAGGACATGAGGACTGCATATACACTA ATCATGACAGACCCTGATGCTCCAAGCCCCAGTGATCCTTACCTAAGAGAACATCTCCACTG gatGGTCACTGACATTCCTGGCACAACTGATGTTTCCTTTG GAAGGGAAATTGTGAGCTATGAGACTCCAAAGCCCGTGGTTGGTATCCATAGATATGTGTTCATCTTATTTAAACAGAGAGGAAGGCAAACTGTGAGGGCC CCAGCTTCAAGAGACTGTTTCAACACTAGAATGTTCGCAGGAGAAAATGGATTGGGCCTGCCAGTGGCTGCAGTGTACTTTAATGCACAGAGAGAAACTGCTGCGAGGAGAAGGTGA
- the LOC7454496 gene encoding leucine-rich repeat receptor protein kinase EMS1 yields the protein MAMSFKLVFFCFLVLTKPLILVSKYTEDQNTDRESLISFKNALRNPKILSSWNITSRHCSWVGVSCHLGRVVSLILSTQSLRGRLHPSLFSLSSLTILDLSYNLFVGEIPHQVSNLKRLKHLSLGGNLLSGELPRELGVLTRLQTLQLGPNSFTGKIPPEVGKLSQLNTLDLSSNGLTGSVPSQLSELTGLQFLDLGNNLLSGSPVNLFKLESLKSLDISNNSFSGPIPPEIGNLKNLSDLYIGINLFSGPFPPEIGDLSRLENFFAPSCSITGPFPEEISNLKSLNKLDLSYNPLRCSIPKSVGAMESLSILNLVYSELNGSIPAELGNCKNLKTVMLSFNSLSGVLPEELSMLPMLTFSADKNQLSGPLPHWLGKWNQVESLLLSNNRFSGKIPPEIGNCSALRVISLSSNLLSGEIPRELCKAVDLMEIDLDVNFLTGGIEDVFLKCTNLSQLVLMDNQIDGSIPEYLAGLPLTVLDLDSNNFTGTIPVSLWNSMTLMEFSAANNLLEGSLPVEIGNAVQLERLVLSNNQLGGTIPKEIGNLTALSVLNLNSNLLEGTIPVELGHSAALTTLDLGNNQLSGSIPEKLADLVQLHCLVLSHNKLSGPIPSEPSLYFREASIPDSSFFQHLGVFDLSHNMLSGSIPEEMGNLMVVVDLLLNNNKLSGEIPGSLSRLTNLTTLDLSGNMLTGSIPPELGDSSKLQGLYLGNNQLSGTIPGRLGVLGSLVKLNLTGNQLYGPVPRSFGDLKELTHLDLSYNELDGELPSSLSGMLNLVGLYVQKNRLSGSVDELSSMSIAWKIETMNLSNNFFDGDLPRSFGNLSYLTYLDLHGNKFTGGIPLELGNLVQLAYFDVSGNRISGQIPEKLCALVNLFYLNLAENSLEGPVPGSGICLNLSKISLAGNKDLCGKIMGLDCRIKSFDKSYYLNAWGLAGIAVGCMIVTLSIAFALRKWILKDSGQGDLDERKLNSFLDQNLYFLSSSSSRSKEPLSINIAMFEQPLLKITLVDILEATNNFCKTNIIGDGGFGTVYKATLPDVKTVAVKKLSQAKTQGNREFIAEMETLGKVKHQNLVPLLGYCSFGEEKLLVYEYMVNGSLDLWLRNQSRALDVLDWPKRVKIATGAARGLAFLHHGFTPHIIHRDIKASNILLNEDFEPKVADFGLARLISACETHVSTDIAGTFGYIPPEYGQSGRSTTRGDVYSFGVILLELVTGKEPTGPDFKEVEGGNLVGWVFQKIKKGQAADVLDPTVLSADSKQMMLQVLQIAAICLSDNPANRPTMLKVLKFLKGIKDE from the coding sequence ATGGCAATGTCTTTCAAGCTtgtgtttttttgctttctagTGTTAACAAAGCCTCTCATTTTGGTTTCAAAGTACACTGAAGATCAAAATACAGATAGGGAATCTCTCATTTCCTTCAAAAATGCACTCAGAAACCCAAAGATCCTTTCTTCATGGAACATAACTAGTCGTCACTGCAGCTGGGTTGGCGTTTCTTGCCATCTCGGCCGTGTTGTTTCCTTGATACTCTCAACTCAGAGCCTTCGAGGCCGACTCCACCCTTCTCTTTTCTCCCTTTCTTCCTTAACCATTCTTGATTTGTCCTATAACCTTTTTGTTGGCGAAATCCCACATCAAGTTTCCAATCTTAAACGCTTGAAACACCTTTCTCTGGGTGGTAACCTGCTATCAGGGGAGTTGCCACGTGAACTCGGTGTGCTGACTCGGCTCCAAACCCTACAACTCGGTCCCAACTCGTTCACAGGGAAAATCCCACCGGAGGTTGGGAAGTTGTCCCAGCTGAACACCCTTGACCTCTCAAGCAATGGGCTCACTGGGTCAGTGCCGAGTCAACTTAGTGAGTTGACCGGGCTTCAGTTCTTGGACCTTGGTAACAACCTTCTATCAGGTTCTCCTGTAAATCTCTTTAAACTTGAATCCTTGAAATCATTGGATATATCAAACAATTCCTTTTCTGGTCCCATTCCACCTGAAATAGGCAACCTTAAGAACCTGTCTGATCTTTACATCGGTATCAACTTGTTTTCTGGTCCTTTTCCACCAGAAATTGGTGACCTTTCAAGACTTGAAAACTTCTTTGCACCTTCATGTTCAATCACAGGTCCTTTTCCTGAAGAAATTTCCAATTTGAAGTCATTGAATAAACTTGACCTTTCTTATAATCCATTGAGGTGTTCAATACCGAAGTCTGTAGGCGCAATGGAGAGCTTGTCAATTTTGAATCTTGTTTACTCTGAGCTTAATGGTTCTATACCTGCTGAACTTGGAAATTGCAAAAATTTGAAGACTGTGATGTTGTCTTTCAATTCTCTGTCTGGAGTGTTACCAGAAGAGCTTTCTATGTTGCCTATGTTGACATTTTCTGCTGATAAGAATCAGCTTTCAGGGCCATTGCCTCATTGGCTTGGAAAGTGGAACCAGGTGGAGTCACTTTTGCTTTCAAATAATAGGTTTTCAGGGAAAATACCACCTGAAATTGGGAATTGTTCGGCGTTGAGGGTGATTAGTTTGAGTAGTAACTTGCTGAGTGGGGAGATACCAAGAGAGCTTTGTAAGGCAGTTGATCTTATGGAGATTGATCTTGACGTGAATTTCCTGACTGGTGGTATTGAGGATGTGTTCTTGAAGTGTACTAATTTGAGCCAGTTGGTTTTGATGGATAATCAGATTGACGGCTCGATTCCGGAGTATTTAGCAGGGCTTCCTTTGACGGTGCTTGATCTTGATTCTAACAATTTCACGGGTACCATACCTGTGAGTTTGTGGAACTCCATGACCTTGATGGAATTCTCCGCTGCAAATAATTTGTTAGAGGGTTCTCTGCCCGTGGAGATTGGCAATGCTGTTCAGCTGGAGAGGCTGGTGCTGAGTAACAATCAGCTAGGGGGTACTATCCCGAAGGAGATTGGCAATCTCACAGCTCTTTCAGTTCTCAACTTGAACTCCAATCTGTTGGAAGGAACCATTCCTGTGGAGCTCGGACACTCAGCTGCACTTACCACGTTGGACCTAGGAAATAATCAACTCTCTGGTTCAATACCGGAGAAACTTGCAGATTTGGTTCAATTACATTGCTTGGTTCTTTCTCACAATAAGTTATCAGGGCCCATTCCATCGGAGCCTTCTTTGTATTTTCGTGAGGCTAGTATTCCTGATTCGAGCTTCTTTCAACACCTTGGTGTGTTTGATTTGTCACATAATATGTTGTCCGGTTCAATACCTGAGGAGATGGGGAACCTTATGGTTGTGGTGGATCTTCTTCTCAACAATAACAAGCTTTCCGGTGAAATTCCAGGGTCACTTTCAAGGTTGACAAATCTTACAACCTTGGATTTGTCTGGAAATATGCTAACCGGCTCCATTCCACCAGAACTTGGTGACTCTTCCAAGCTTCAGGGCCTGTATTTGGGGAATAATCAACTCTCGGGAACCATCCCTGGGAGACTAGGTGTCTTAGGCAGCTTGGTGAAGCTGAATTTGACTGGTAATCAGTTGTATGGTCCAGTTCCTCGTAGTTTTGGAGACTTGAAAGAGCTTACTCACTTGGATTTGAGCTATAACGAGCTTGATGGTGAGCTTCCTTCTTCTCTATCAGGAATGCTGAATCTTGTGGGGCTTTATGTCCAGAAGAACCGGCTATCTGGGTCTGTAGATGAGCTCTCATCTATGTCCATTGCATGGAAGATTGAAACAATGAATTTGAGTAATAATTTCTTTGATGGAGACTTGCCGCGATCATTTGGCAATCTTTCATACTTGACATATTTGGATCTTCATGGAAATAAATTCACAGGAGGAATTCCTCTAGAGCTTGGGAATTTGGTGCAACTCGCATATTTTGATGTTTCAGGGAATAGGATATCAGGGCAAATTCCGGAGAAGTTATGTGCCCTGGTTAATctgttttatttgaatttggcAGAAAACAGTTTAGAAGGACCCGTACCAGGAAGTGGTATTTGCCTAAACCTGTCAAAAATCTCACTTGCTGGCAACAAAGACCTCTGTGGGAAAATCATGGGTTTAGATTGCAGGATCAAAAGCTTTGACAAGTCGTATTATTTGAATGCTTGGGGACTTGCTGGGATTGCAGTTGGATGTATGATTGTCACTCTTAGTATAGCCTTTGCTCTGCGAAAATGGATTTTGAAAGACAGTGGGCAAGGTGATCTTGATGAAAGAAAACTGAACAGTTTTCTTGATCAAAACTTGTACTTCttgagcagcagcagcagcagatcGAAGGAGCCTCTGAGTATCAACATAGCCATGTTTGAGCAGCCTCTTCTGAAAATTACTTTAGTTGATATTCTAGAAGCCACCAACAACTTTTGCAAGACAAACATCATTGGAGATGGAGGTTTTGGTACTGTATATAAGGCCACTCTACCTGATGTAAAAACAGTTGCGGTCAAGAAGTTGAGTCAAGCCAAGACACAGGGCAACCGAGAATTCATTGCTGAAATGGAAACGTTGGGGAAGGTTAAGCATCAGAATCTTGTTCCGTTGCTGGGATATTGTTCTTTTGGGGAGGAAAAGCTCCTTGTTTATGAATACATGGTAAATGGGAGCTTAGATCTTTGGCTAAGAAATCAAAGCAGGGCTCTTGACGTCCTTGATTGGCCCAAGCGCGTCAAAATTGCAACAGGTGCTGCACGTGGGCTAGCTTTTCTCCACCATGGATTCACCCCCCACATTATCCACAGGGATATCAAAGCCAGCAACATCCTACTTAACGAGGATTTCGAGCCAAAGGTTGCTGATTTTGGGCTGGCCAGGTTGATCAGTGCTTGCGAGACTCATGTTAGCACGGACATAGCAGGAACATTTGGTTACATACCACCAGAGTATGGTCAGAGTGGGAGGTCTACTACAAGAGGAGATGTTTATAGCTTTGGTGTAATTCTGCTTGAATTGGTGACTGGGAAAGAGCCAACAGGACCGGATTTCAAAGAGGTTGAAGGTGGGAACCTAGTCGGTTGGGTGTTTCAAAAGATTAAGAAGGGTCAGGCTGCTGATGTTCTTGATCCAACAGTTCTTAGTGCAGATTCCAAGCAGATGATGCTTCAAGTGCTGCAGATTGCTGCTATTTGCCTGTCTGATAATCCTGCAAATAGACCTACCATGCTCAAAGTGTTGAAGTTCCTGAAAGGGATCAAAGATGAGTAG